Genomic segment of Sarcophilus harrisii chromosome 4, mSarHar1.11, whole genome shotgun sequence:
CCTTACAGCATGGTCAGATCAGTAGAAAGCTGTTGGTATTTTGGAGATGGTTTTTGTAAATTCCATGCAAGCTTTGACATGATGCTGAGCCTTActtccattttccatctctgtTCTATTGCAATTGATAGGTTTTATGCTGTCTGCTACCCTTTGCACTATACCACCAAGATGACCATATCCACAATAAAGAGACTGCTGGCTTTTTGCTGGTCAGCACCAGCCATCTTCTCCTTTGGTTTGGTCTTGTCAGAAGCCAACGTCTCAGGCATGGAGACCTATGAGATTCTTGTTGCTTGCTTCAAattctgtgctctcactttcaaCAAGTTCTGGGGAACCATACTCTTTACTACCTGTTTCTTTACTCCTGGCTCCATTATGATTGGTATCTATGGGAAAATTTTCATAGTTTCCAAACGACATGCTAGAGTAATTAGCAACATgccaaaaaatacaaaagaagataGTAGAAGAAATATCTCTAAGAAAAAAGACAGGAAGGCAGCCAAAACTCTGGGCATTGTAATGGGGGTGTTTCTAGCTTGCTGGTTGCCTTGTTTCATTGCTGTTTTGGTTGACCCATATTTAGGCTATTCTACTCCTATGGTAGTGCTAGATCTTTTAGTGTGGCTTGGGTATTTCAATTCTACTTGCAATCCATTAATTCATGGCTTTTTTTACCCTTGGTTTAGAAATGCACTTAAGTACATTTTGTCAGGAAAAATCTTTAGTTCACACTCAGGTACAGCAAATCTGTTCCCTGAAGCCCATTAAAAATTGTACCAGcaaagtgaatgaaaaatgaaatttgaggCTCTTAGCGTTCTGGTCTTCAAATAGCTGATTCCATATGGTATATGCCACTAATTTGTAATGTTCCagataaattatatatgatatgCTTGAGTGTTGTATTAAAATGTATGAAAAGAGGATTGCTGAGAAGTTTTCCCTATCCCTCACTACCTTTTCCCAATATCCAAAGAGTtgccaagtcttcttgattttatgTCTATAacatttctcccttttgttcattttcttcattcaacCTCTACTCTAGCTTAGATCCTTGTCATCTCTCACCTATAGTAGTatgatagtttttttaaattatctttctgtctcagtctctctctcttctccaatacATTATCCTCACAACTGCTAAATTTATGTcctattttttaataattcagacttttcaAAAATCACTCTGATAGTCTTTCCTCAATCAGCTTTCTATTTACATGctgattttatttcatattgttcccttttttataatctttattataGTTAAACTGTTATGTGACAATCTATCTTCTACATCCATGCCTTTGCACAGGTGGTCTTCCTTGTCTCTCTGTTCAGTCCTACTTCTTGGAATCTATAGCTTCTTTCAAAGCATAACTCAAGCCAAGATtggcctttcctgattccccacaGTTGCTGAcaattttgtcttttgaaattattttatattaccgtatacattttttatcatttccttatatgtattcctattatattatactattaagatgaaagttccttgaaggcaagaatttttttttttgttttatatctttaaagtCTTGCATATAGTaattgcctaataaatgttttttaaattgctgaatttaaaaaatggataattaagttttaaattatattgttCAGGAATTGGAGAAATCAGCAATTATCTTGAGTTGGGTTTGTCAAGGAAAACTTTATGAAGGAAATGAGTCAAAttagatttttgaaaatttttattaattatttagctcccacaaattatatattttatagattttttacaacataataaaattatttggaaaaataaaaggtttagcataacaagggaaataatgaaaatgtattttaactttttctgtTACTTCCAGAACTCAAAACagtattataaagaaataaatgttggggtaattaggtggtacaatggatagagcaccaaccctgcagtcaggaggacctgagttcaaatttggtctcagacacttaatacttcctagctgtatgaccctgggcaagttacttagccctaattgcctcaaaaaaaaaaaaaaaaaaaaaaaaaaaaaaaaaaaaaaaaaaaaaaaaaaaaaaaagaaaaagaaaaagaaaaggaaagaaggaaatgccaaaacagtttgatattgtttaaaaaataggaGTTGAATCtttaaccaaagaaaaaatagaggcaattacaaaaaacaaaatagataattttgataataaaaaattgaaaacttttatGATATGTGAATTCAAGTAAAATAAGAAAGGATGTGTTTAATTggaaaacatttctatatcaAACACTCTAATAAAGGTTAAATATCTAAGATACATAGAAAACCAATAGGAATATATAAACCATTCTAAAACAGACAAGTAGTCAAAGTGATGAGGTTTGGCTATTAGAAAGAATGTAGTAATTTCTGAGAAACTCTAAGGCACCAACCCTAAGGAATGCCACAAACAATGCTGGCTGTCAGagaacaatctgttggtcagtaaccCATAGAATTCAATGATGGGAACTGCTCCACCACTATCCAATGTTCTTTAAGAAGCCATACAATTCAATTATGGGTGCAAGCCCACTTTCTATCACTCCTCATTTgaacctctaagccataaaattagtataTCAGTGACTTGGACctcatctttgtttctttctcttataaaattatcttcttgctACTAGCTTTTTGCTAAATTCccttggaacttagcccactgtCAGCAGCATAATAAATCTTTACCCCTTAACTTGGAAACAAATTGAGTTTGTGAGTTCTTTTGCCAAACCTAGGACACAAACCTGGGCACCTTAATATTGCTGGAATATCTCTCATATCAACAAAAGGATACATGTAACTTTCAAAAggagaattgcaaactattaacaattaaattaaaatgtttcaaatcattactgataagtaaaaatacaaatcaaaaaaatTCTGAATCATTGTAGCAAAACTTTATATGGTATCAAAGAAGTAGACAAATATGCATGGAGATTGATTGGGGAAGAGCTATACAAATTGGGGGACATGAACATGAATTGcaaaactctaaaactataatatcaaggaaaaatgttgtaacttgccaaaaaaaagcaaataaagtatCAGTATTATCCAAcatctggcagcttctataataaaggatcaaagggagtagaataccatattccagaaggcaaaggacctgggtttacaaccaaaaattaactatGCAGTGAGAGTGAGTATTATCTTTCAAGGTAggtgatggatcttcaatgaattCGTGCCTTTGCACAGGTGGTCTTCCTTCAATgaattcaatcatttctattggaaaaaacagaactaaacagaaaatgatactcaatatatatgcatgaagtggtagagcatacaaattcttagaaaagatattaagccagttacaggaagaaataaacagcaaaactataatagtgggggacctcaaccttcccttctcagaatcagacaaatctaactacaaaataaacaagaaagaaactagggaggttaataaaattctagaaaaccTAGAATAGACCTCTagaaaaaattgaataaggacagaaaggaatatatctttttcttgctGGTTCATGGCACCTGTACAAAAATTGCCCATGTATTAGGgcaagaagagatcaatgaagtgaacatgcaactaaaaaaactagaaaaagtacaaattaaatactgaattagaaattctgaaactcaaaggagagattaataaaattgaaactgagaactaattaataaaactaatagttgattttatggaaaaaacaaacaaacaaaagaggtgattaatttgattagaaaaaggaaagaataaaccCAAATTAGcaacctcaaaaataaaaaggctgaacttaccaccaatgaaaaagaaattaaagcaataattaggagtaattttgcccaactgtatggcagcaaatctgacaatctagccaaaatggatggatatttgcaaaaataaatattgccaATGCAGTTGAGACATTTTAGCCTTCTTAGCATTGCTTCTGTATtgtgctatttttaaaagaatttcaccaGCTTACTCTTTTTGAAGAATTagtgaaattccttttttttaattgtttgtacCCACTTTTTTATGCTAGAATTGgatcgatttttttttttttgttatttccacttcttttctgaaattgtttttCCATTCAATTGATGGTTTATTTCAAACTCATTCACAGTAGAAATTGAAGATATTACTTACTAATGTGGCACAGgcaaacaaattaaaactctaaAGAACTTGATAGGCTAATGACTAGAATAATTACTCAGTTCTTCAGTATTATTCAGAATATGCACTTCAAAGGGAGAATAGCACATCAGATTTGATTCACCAGCAATACACTATTTGGAAGTAAGCAAGGGTTAATTGAATCACCAGCACAATTTTAATATCTTCTAACGTCAATGAAAAATCCTTGTTTTTCTGGGGTCATCCACAAAATTAGATTTTAACTCATTACCATATCTTGTCATCCAATATACTTTATCCTAAGGAGGACACTCttgatttgtatttattaaataactttcaaAAATGTACTTCCTGAAAATGGAAAGATGGCCATCACTTAGTAttttcaatatgatttttttggCACTacctttttttataattatataagttCAAACATTtacatttacctttttaattacatttgattttttaaggCTAAAAAATGTagaggtgttttttttctttaaatattaaaaagcaaaatgtttaagcattttgttttcattcagttTTGACATAAAAGACATTTTTGTGCATTTTAGAGAGCCTTAAAAATCTAATGTAATAAGGGAAATAggtgaaaatttgaaattcttacatagtatagaaaaatgtaaaaaatgcatatatatatataaaatacatatacatatatcacatatcCTTTTAGTAAACTATAAATGCCCTCAGGTACCATTTCAAATTATGTTTCTATTCTTtggtctgagaaaaaaaaaggataactaTATATCATGTCTTTAAATTAACTTACTGTGACATATTCTTGCCAGGCAAGAGACAGGGTGGGTTACCCAAATTATCCAAAGATTAAGCCCAGTTTCAGGAATTTCAAATGTAATCATCTACATATCTTGCCATAAAAATTAATACCATTCTGACTATTTAAATCCTAATCTCCCTGGAACTTGGAAGATCATCTATAAAAGAAGTCATCAGTTGTTTATTTGAAGCCAGAGGTGTAATCACCATTAAATAAAAGCCACTTACTTCCTGTGTCTATTGCTGTGTCTGGTGTAACATTATACAGAAATCTGATTTTGCAGAGCTGGTCATGTCACACTAAAGAACCACACACATGGCTCAGAAATATAACTGTTAACTTCCTCTTTACCTGAAGTGCTGCTGTTTTTAAAAACTAACCCTACATAGTTTTGTGTCACCTAATGTCAACAGTTGCTTGTCTGTGTTTGGTATTTAGTTCATGATATTTAGCCAAATCTAGTATGAAAACTGTTCCTTTGCTTGgaatatcattttacaaataaaaactgtatatattgtaaaaaaaaattgcccaaattttcagaagaggaaataagttacCTAAATagccctattttttaaaaagaaattgagcaagctattaataaattacttaaaaaaatctccaggaccaaatgAATTCATAAGTGagttctgccaaacatttaaagaacaattaattccaatattatgtaaactatttgaaaaaataggtaaaggagtcttgccaaattccttctatgacacaaaaattGTACTAATACCTAGACCAAAAAAGccaaagcaaaagaagaaatttacagaccaatctccctaatgaatattgatgcaaatattgatgcaaaaattttaaataaaatattagcaaataattgtctgagaaacagagacaggatAATAAACTATAACAAAGTGGGATTTTTACCAGGAacgcagggctggttcaatatcaggacaactattaccataattgactatcTCAATAAttaaaccaacagaaatcatatgataatctcaatagatgcaggaaaatgACTTGACAAAATATAGAATCtagtcctattaaaaaaaaaaacaagagcaTACAGATAAAGGGAGCTTTTCTTCAAATAATAAGTGGCATCTATCCAAAACTAATAACAAGTGTAGCTATTGCATTCTCACTAAAATCAggtgtgaaacaaggatgctcattatcaccactataattcaatattgtactagaaatgttggctttagcaataagaaaagaaaaagaaattaaaggaattagaataggtaatgaggaaataaaactattactctttgcagatgatatgatgatatacttagagaatcctagaaaaacaTTCAAATACTTATTCAAaacagctttaacaaagttgcaggatataaaatgaatccACACAAGtcactagcatttctatatattcccAACAAAGGctagtagcaagagatagaaaagagaaattccatttaaattaactggagacaaaataaaatatttgactgtctacctgccaagacaaacccaagaactatatgaacacaattacaaaatacttttcacacaaagttaggtttaaacaataggaaaaatatcaattgtttatggGTAGactgaggtaatataataaaaattacaattctgcctgaattggtttacttgttcagtgccatatcactAAAACtgtcagaaattattttatagaactagaaaaataataaaattcatctggaagaaaaaaggtcaagaataacaagggaattaatgaaaaaaaatacaaaagactgTGGCTTAATAgttaccagatttaaaactatattataaagcaacagccATCAAAACTATTAGGcactgattaagaaatagagtaatggatcagtggaatagattatgcACATGACACAGTCCTCAATGCCTAAGGTAATGTAGTAttgataaacctccaaacttTAACCCCTggacaaaaactcattatttcataaaatttgctgagaaaactgaaaagtaatGTCAGAAAAATAGCCCTTTATCTCACATCCTCTACCAcaataaggtctaaatgggtatatgatttgtaCATAAAGGGTGAtttcataagcaaattaaaagagcaagggatagtttatctgtcagatctttggagaagggagaaatttatgaccaaagaactaaagaacattatgaaaggcaaaatggacaatttacattgcattaaattaaaaagtttttgaacattAGAAggacaaaggatagtctacctctcatatctatggagaaggaaggtatgacaaaagatgaaataaagtaCATTATTGAAGGCAAAATGAATAAGTTTGattatactaagttaaaaagtttttgaacatagaaggaaagcaataaactggggaaaatttttatatccaacaATTTATTAGAATgcaagccattctttaattgataaatggtcaaaggatatgaacagataattttcagatgaaattaaaactacttttagtcatataaaaatgctctaaatcactattgatcaaaaatgcaaattaagacaactgtgaggtcccactacacatctctcagattggctaagatggcaggaaaagataatgactaatgttggaggggatgtgggaaaattgggacactaatagattgttggtggagttgtgaaatgatccaactattctggagagcaatttggaactatatccaaagggctatcaacctgtgcataccctttgactgggtctgtatcccaaggaaatcattaagaagggaaaagaccatgtacaaaaatatttgcagcagttctttttgtggttagaaagaactggaaaatgaataaatggccatcaattagggaatggctgaacaagttgtagcatatgaagataatggaatatcattattccataaaaataatgagcaaactgattttggaaaggctcagaaagccttacatgaactaatgctgagcaaaaaagcagaaccagaaatacattatacataaACACAACAAAAATGTGTTTTGATCAGTTATGAAAggcttgtttcttctcagtagttcagtgattcaaggcaatcccagtTCAAGGATAGAAAGTACCATctgtttccagaaaaagaactatggagattgaaggtaaatcaacacat
This window contains:
- the LOC100929669 gene encoding trace amine-associated receptor 3, which gives rise to MDITYIPSDLSSCAKFGNKSCPPTSRPLSTRIIMYSFMTGAMFITIFGNLVIMISISHFKQLHSPTNFLILSMATTDFLLGFVIMPYSMVRSVESCWYFGDGFCKFHASFDMMLSLTSIFHLCSIAIDRFYAVCYPLHYTTKMTISTIKRLLAFCWSAPAIFSFGLVLSEANVSGMETYEILVACFKFCALTFNKFWGTILFTTCFFTPGSIMIGIYGKIFIVSKRHARVISNMPKNTKEDSRRNISKKKDRKAAKTLGIVMGVFLACWLPCFIAVLVDPYLGYSTPMVVLDLLVWLGYFNSTCNPLIHGFFYPWFRNALKYILSGKIFSSHSGTANLFPEAH